The genomic interval gagggaggggTAGGGGAGAGCAGGGCCTGCCATGGGGATTCTCCCACCCTCACCTTCCACTCTTCTCACCAGCTGCTGAGAGGTCAGGGCCATGGCCACTGCAGGAGAATGAGGACAGGTACTTGTAGATCTTCTCAAAGTCCACGACGAAGTCTCCTTCAGTGCAGGGGCCAGCCAGGGACCCTGAAGATGACTCTAGGGTGGGGCCCACCTGTCCTTTCAGACTGGTCAGGAGCAGTGGCTTCCCTTGGGCCTGAGTGGGCTTTGGGGGTTTGGAGTGCAGGAGGCTGATGGGTTCTGTGGCGGCAATGGTGAGCACCTAGCAGGCAGAACCACCAGGGAGATGTGGAAAGCTTCACATCTTCAGCTCCTGCTAAGTAGAAGCATAGCCCTTCACCTCCACCCACTCACCAAATCCTCCCTGccatcctgagctcaggcaggagACTGCCCTAGAAACAGGCCCAGATGCAGTCCACCTTATTAGGACTGTATGATCCTGTCCCCTGGTACTTCCCCCCAACTGCTTTAGGGACAGCTGTACCTGCGAGAAAGCCACTGACAGGGCTCCCTCCAGCGGGCCTGTTATCTTCTCAGCCAGATCCATCCATATCTGAGTGACACCAGAAGGTACAGTCAGCCCTGGGATCAGCTTGCAGGGATCCGCTAAGCCCTGGCCTTCTGGGGATCCTCCCCCAACTCCCAACCCACTATCAGGGGCTGGCCCTGGGAAACCTCACCCTACCCTCCCTGCTTCACCTCTATGGGGGCTGGGATCTGTGCCTTCTGGGGCTTCAGACTACCACCTGGATGCACTCTCTGAATGGCCTCCCGAACTACGCGGCCCTTGAGCTGCTGGAGGAAGTCCCGGatctggggaggagagaggaagaggccgAATGAGCCTTTGACGAGCTCAGGGATGCAGTAGAGAAGCTAAAGCCCACTGTCTTCCTGGACTGCTCCAGGGCTGGCCACTGCACCCTAACTTCCTGCTAGCCTAGTGTAAAAGGTCCCAGTGACCCTGGTGGACCTCAGCCCAAGGGCCCAGTGTGTGACCAGCTACCTAAAGAAGATGTAAGTCCTAGGCCTGTTTTGCCTCCTCCATACCCAATTTACCTCCCTTCTTCGTCCAGTCCCCATTTCCTAACTCGCTTCAATCTAATTTGTACCAGATTCGACTGAGCGATTTTCGCCCTGCCTCCACAGCATGTTACTCCAATTCGCCTCGCCACTTTTGCCTTCGCCCCGCCTCCTCCCCGCTCCTGCCTTACTGCTAAGCTCGTCCCACCTTTCAGGCGCGCCCATTCACGCTTCACCCCTCAGCAGCATGCACGTCCCAACCCTCACTTACGCGGGGCCCACGCTCTACAACCCAGCCTTAATCCCAAACTCACCCTGCCACTCGATCTTGCTTTTGTCCCGCCTACGCTCCGCCTCCAGACTCACTCACGCCCCGCCCTTCAGGCGCAAACACTCCCAACCTCCGCTACACGTAGCCCCACCCCGCCTCGCCCCTTAGCCTTGCCACCCTGGCCACACCCCTGCGCGCAGCTTCCGACCGCAGCCCCCATGCCCCACAGCCTCACCTCTATGGCCGCACCTTGGTCACACGCCTGTTCGCGGCTTCCGACCGCAACCTCGCCCTCAAGCGTCACCCTCGCCCCGCCCACTCCGCTACCCAGCTCGGCCCTGAAATTTCTCTAGCCACGCCTCCAACCTCGCTCCACTCTAGGGACCCACAGCTCACCTCAACCTCGCTCCTGCCCGGAAACTCCTGAGCCATTTCAGCGGCGTCCGGCTCTGGCTGGCCCCGCCGCGCCTGCAGCAGTCGCAGTAATTGTCGCTTCTCGCGGGCGCTCCAGGCCGTGGGGCCGCTCACCTCACCCAGATAACGTGCCGGGACCGTTCGCCGCCGCTGCGGTGGCTTCATGACGGTGGGTGAGACAACTGCACTGTAAAACTGTTTCCCTGGTGGGCGGGACTACGGAGGCCTCTGAGGCCAGAAAGCATCGCACAGAAGCGGAAGCACATAGGGCGTGGCTCTGCGTTTATAGGACGAAGAGGACCCGCTCTTTGGAGAGAATGGAGAGACTGGCACCAGATCTGAGGCGTAAACGAACGAGACCCTGAGCCCGCATTTTGGCTCATTCATGAAGTGGAGCCGACACCTTGGATTTCGTGCCTTCCCTCTATTTCCGAGCTAACTCATGAAACTCCTACTGTGTGCTTTGGGGCTGGTTCCTGCCCCAAAGGCACTGTCCACTCGGGGTCCAGATCCTGGACTGTGGGATCGAACAGCCCTGGGGACGTTGGGCAAGTGATTTAGGCTTGCCGAGCCTCAggtttttttcgagacagagtgtcactaatgttgccctcggtagagtgccgtagcatcacagctcacagcaacctcaaactcttgggctcaagcgattctcttacctcatcctccctagtagctggggctacaggtacccaccacaacgcttggctattttttgttttagcagacccaggccggtttgaacccaccagccccgatgcatgtggccggcgccctaaccactgagctatggggccAAGCCAAGCCTCAGTTTTATTTATCTGTAAACTGGGGCTAGTAGTCCCATTCTTTATGCACTAGGAAGGGAGAAGCTCGGGCAGGATTTAAGGAACTCCGGCAGGATTTGAGGAACTCAAGACTAGACTGACAAACCAAGAGGAAGGCAAAGTCCAAACCAGCGAGGAGACTGGAATTAGGGCAGGGTTGGAGCGGTGGGAGTGGACGGCAGAGAAGAGCAGGCTTGGGAAAGATcgcagggaggcaggagggctAGAGCAGGGGTAAGAGGAGGAGGCGAggcttattttaaatttgttgtgtGTCACATTCTGTTGGTAGGGGGCGCCCCAGAGTCTTCCCCTTGGCCGGTGTGTGAACACGTGTGTATGGGCGAGTGAGATCCGCGCCTAATCCCCACCCTCTAATCAGGACTTTACCCCGGCCCTCAACTCCCTAGTCCTAGGCTCCTCATGGAGCCACCTCCTTTTGTCTGCCACCCTGTGACTTGAGCAAGTCAGTCCAGAGGTTTATTTTGAACCCAGATAGGAGGAAACGGGAGAGGGGAGGAGCCAGGGTAGTGGCCCATCCGGTCGGAGGTCCAGGCTGGCGGTTCTAGTCCTGGCAGGCATGGGGCTGAAGCTGTAGCTGAGGGCATCTCCGGATCAGGATATGACCGCGCCATCCCTGGCGAGCGAGGATGGAGGCTGAACTAGGGTGTGTATTCTAGCCAGTCACCAGCTTCTCAGGAGACCACAGGCCTCTTCTATTAGTCTGTATGCTGGAGTGAAAGTAAGAACTGCATTTGAATCCTGAACTCTCCTCACCTAATGCCTGTTGgaaatttgaggacccctggctctACCTAGAGAGAGAAGCCCACCACCAGTGACCTGAGTTAGAATCCAGCTCCACCAAATATTGTGACATGTTAACTTAAGAGAGTGCCTCATTTTTctcgtctataaaatgggggttaTAATAGTATCTACCTGAAGGTTGTTATGaacattattcattttttttttttttttggtttttggccggggctgggtttgaacccaccacctccggcatatgggaccggcgccctaccccttgagccacaggcaccacccacattattcattttttagagaaagagtcttcaCTATGTTGCCGAGTCTGGAGTGCAGCGGTGCAACcatagaactcctggcctcaagtgattctcctgcctcagcc from Nycticebus coucang isolate mNycCou1 chromosome 3, mNycCou1.pri, whole genome shotgun sequence carries:
- the SNAPC2 gene encoding snRNA-activating protein complex subunit 2 — protein: MKPPQRRRTVPARYLGEVSGPTAWSAREKRQLLRLLQARRGQPEPDAAEMAQEFPGRSEVEIRDFLQQLKGRVVREAIQRVHPGGSLKPQKAQIPAPIEIWMDLAEKITGPLEGALSVAFSQVLTIAATEPISLLHSKPPKPTQAQGKPLLLTSLKGQVGPTLESSSGSLAGPCTEGDFVVDFEKIYKYLSSFSCSGHGPDLSAAESAVVLDLLMSLPEELARLPCTALVEHMAETYRRLTVPEPSPVRQSLVPGAEGDGTGARRPEDPGQATPPPLEPTELRSPWQAAGICPLNPFLVPLELLGRTTTPAIGEGQQSH